AAATCACACCTTTCAGCAACTATTGAAAACGGCCGAATTCCACACGCACAGCTATTTGCGGGGGTTAACGGGAGTGGTTTGTTGCCTATGGCCATTGCTTACGCTTCAGAGCTTCTTTGCAGCCAATTTGAAAAAGGAAGTCCCGAATCTATTTCTTGTAAAAACAAAGTTTCAAAATTGGCCCATCCAGATTTGCATTTTGTTTATCCCGTAAATACAAGTGATATTGCAAAAAAAAATGCCATATCAGATAATTACGCCGAAGGGTGGCGCAGTTTTGTATTGAACAATCCTTACGCCTCGCTTTTTGAATGGCTTCAAAGTATTGGAATTGAAAAAAAACAAGGAAATATTAGCAAATACGAAGCGGAGAATATTTCAAAAAAACTGTCATTAAAAGCTTTTGAAGGTGGCTACAAGGTTATGATTATCTGGATGGCCGATAATATGAACAGTGAATGTGCCAATAAAATTCTTAAATTAGTTGAAGAGCCTACGGAAAAAACAGTGCTATTGCTTTTGACCGAAAGAGAGGAGCAAATTATTACCACCATACGTTCACGTTGTCAAAAGTTAACTTTCCCGTTACTTTCTGAAGCCGATATTTCCGAAAATTTGGTTCAAAAATTACAGATCAACGAATCTCTTGCCCTTCAAACTGCGCGTAGATCGCGCGGTGATTTTAACAAGGCGTTACAATTATTGGAAGAAACGGGTGAAGACGAAATTTTTGAGAAATGGTTCATCAGTTGGGTGCGGACTGCTTTTAGAGCAAAAGGAAACAAAGGAGCTATCAATAATTTGCTTGATTGGAGTGATGAACTTGCCGGACAAGGCCGCGAAACGCAAAAAAAATTTCTTGCCTATTGTATTGAGGTTTTTAGACAGGCGCTTTTGAAAAATTATAATGCAGATTCCCTCTTGTTTTTTAAAGCAAATGATTCATCTTTTTCCCTTCCAAAATTTGCACCTTTTGTTCATCAAAATAATATTTTTGAAATCAATTCAGCGTTGGAAGATGCTTCTTATCACATTGAACGAAATGGTAATGCTAAAATTATTTTTACTGATCTCTCAATCAAATTAACCCGATTAATTCACCAAGCAGAGTTGTCATAATCACAATCTATGTTTATATTTTTAAAATAGATTTTGGTTATAAAAATTAAGCCCGTTATCTTCATTTTAAGCTCAAAAGCTTTTGGTGGCATACATAATCAATGTATTTTTCCAAATATCGTCTAAAAAAGGCTTAAAATCCAAAATTAAACTTTTTTGAAACAATATATATGCGAAGAATACTCCTTTGACTGTTTGGCTTTCAAATTAGATTTCAACCCGATATAAAAAGCTTTCAAAGAAATTTTATTGCCGGTTTTATATTTTTCAGAAAGAAGACTTACGTAAAAAGAATCAAAAATCATTGGTTCAATTTTTTTAAGTTTAAAATTTTTGGCAAAAAGATTTTCCATTGCTTCTTTGGAAAAATGCCATAGATGTCGAGGAACATCATAAGCGGCCCAATACTTTCCATAATATTTAGCGTCAAAACTTTTAAAATTTGGGACTGCAATTATGAGCACACCTTTCGGTTTCACTAAGCTTGATAATTCTGATATGGTTTTTTCCAAATTTGGTATATGCTCAAGAACATGCCAAAGTGTGATAACATCAAATTGCTTTCCGGCAAAATCTTTTAAAGAGGTACCTAATTTAATCCCCTTTTCACTTGCCAGTTTTGAAGCATTTGGATTCGGCTCCGTTCCATAAACTTCCCAGCCTTTCTTTTTAGCTACCTTTAAAAAATCTCCAGTTCCGGCACCGACATCCAATAAAGAGCCAATGCCATTATTTTGATTGTAAATTAATTTAGTTTTTTTC
The Aequorivita iocasae genome window above contains:
- a CDS encoding DNA polymerase III subunit, with amino-acid sequence MDFSEVIGHQHIKSHLSATIENGRIPHAQLFAGVNGSGLLPMAIAYASELLCSQFEKGSPESISCKNKVSKLAHPDLHFVYPVNTSDIAKKNAISDNYAEGWRSFVLNNPYASLFEWLQSIGIEKKQGNISKYEAENISKKLSLKAFEGGYKVMIIWMADNMNSECANKILKLVEEPTEKTVLLLLTEREEQIITTIRSRCQKLTFPLLSEADISENLVQKLQINESLALQTARRSRGDFNKALQLLEETGEDEIFEKWFISWVRTAFRAKGNKGAINNLLDWSDELAGQGRETQKKFLAYCIEVFRQALLKNYNADSLLFFKANDSSFSLPKFAPFVHQNNIFEINSALEDASYHIERNGNAKIIFTDLSIKLTRLIHQAELS
- a CDS encoding class I SAM-dependent methyltransferase, producing the protein MKKSEHIYLSVKDFLVSGETFDLIYSKDLDLLKTFPVPNIEELPKYYESQDYISHTDEKRGFLSRLYQLVKKWSLQKKTKLIYNQNNGIGSLLDVGAGTGDFLKVAKKKGWEVYGTEPNPNASKLASEKGIKLGTSLKDFAGKQFDVITLWHVLEHIPNLEKTISELSSLVKPKGVLIIAVPNFKSFDAKYYGKYWAAYDVPRHLWHFSKEAMENLFAKNFKLKKIEPMIFDSFYVSLLSEKYKTGNKISLKAFYIGLKSNLKAKQSKEYSSHIYCFKKV